The Curtobacterium poinsettiae genomic interval AGTCGGTGATCGAGGTCGTACGAACTCAGGACGGTCGGAGCGACGAAGATGACCACGACGAGGAAGACGAGAACACCCATCGCGCCGACGAAGCGGACGACACCGCGAACCTACCTACGGTCCGCAGCCGTCATCGGTGCGTTCCGCAAGCGATCGGCTCGATGGCGGCTCACGAACGTCCTCTCGTCGGGTGGCCCATCCATACTGGCCGACCGACGGCGTCACGGACTGCCCCCTCGCCCCAGAGGTGCAGCCAGCTGCCACATCGGACGACGTCGGCACTCGGACTCCTGGCCACATTGGACCCTCCGAGCGCGGTATCAGCGATCAAGAGCTCGGGACCTCGGGACCTCGGGGCTCGGGGCTCGGGGCTCGGGGCTCGGGGCTCGGACGACTTCACGAAGATCCGCGGGAGAACGCGACCACCCCCGAAGGTCTCCTCCCGAGGTCGTCTCGGCCAAGCCATCCCCTACGCGTGCTACGCCGCTCCCCACGCTAAACAGCCAGTCACCCTCGAGGTGGCCGACTCTTCTCGATCGCGCCAATACGGCGCTCTTATGTCAGCATGCCAAAGCCAGTCTGTCTGTTTTCGGTTAGGCCGCCCCTACCGTTCCGCGCCATCCTTCCACACCGGCAATCGTTGAGCCGTCGATATCTAGCTCCACGGGTAAAACCGTCTCCGGAGGAGCGTAGACAGTCACCGTGACACCCGTCCCCCAGAACTCCCGCGACATTCCAGAACCCCATAGCCCACGAGAAGACGTCTCGGCTGGGATCGGTAGCGCATCAAAAAGGGGCGTAGTTGCAGAGAATCCATAGTTAGAGCCTGGTTCAGTCAGCGGCCTTACCGTCAGGCTAACTTCGGTGAGGGCCAGTCCTAGCCACGTCACGTCAAATCGAACGGAATCCTCATTTTGTGTGACAGCAACGGTCACGATGGGGTCTGGCGCGAGACTCGGCCGTGAACTAAGCAACTCACCAAGTCGATCCCCAGTGGTCCCTTCAACGGGCTGCACTCGAGCCAAAATGCCACGCCCTCGGCCGTCGAATCGTCTCCCATACTCAGCCATCAGCGCGGACCGGAAGTCCTCACTCGTGTCGTAGAAACGCTGCCGAGGCCAATGGGGATCGAGGATTGACATCGTGCGCGCCGAGTCCCCACCCAACCAATCGCGGATCATCGCATTGATATGCACATCGCTGAAGGAGTAGCCCGCCACAGCGAGATGCGTGGCACGGAGCAACGCTGATCGTGCAGCGAAATTGAGAACAAGTGTTGGCCCGTCGGTTGCCAGCTTCTCCCGATCACCAACCACAATCCAGGGCAGGTCGCGGCGCTGATGCCCCCACGTCTCTGGAGATGCCTCGGGCGGGACAACACGAATCCCGCGTGGTGAGAGCTGCGAGTGAGGTGCATCTGGGGAAACCGATGGTTGCCAGTCCAACGATCCGTGAAGCTTCATGAGATTCAATTGGCCGTCGACTGGCAGGAACTGGAGATACTCGCCTGGGCGCCACCCCTCGACGCCGCGATTAACAGAGATGTTTTCGTTTGCGGCAGCTGTTTCTACAGTAAGGTCATAGTTCAGGGTGATCACATCGACCCCCCCAACCTGCTCCCGCGCTAGCTGAAGGAGTGGAGCGAAGTAGGAGACGTCTCCGTGGGCACCGAGCAGTTCAACTAGAGATGCGAGGATAAATTCCTCGGCCCGCTCGAAGGGCTCCTTAAGATCGGGGCGAAGTGCCGCCCGAGCAATTCTAGCGACAGCCTCGGTGATGTTTCGGTCTTCGAATCCAATTCGCGAACTCAAGGCCTTCCCGACCGAGTCTAAGATGGCTTTACCCGATTGAGTCGGGAGATTAGATGAACCAAAGTTGCTGAGCGCCGCCGACCAACTCGCAACAAACGGTGCCACTTCGTGATTCTCGCGATCACGGAGCAACCGAACCGCAGATATTAAGGTTTCAATATTAACGGCGGACCGCGGATTCTCTCCGCGTGCACCCTGATACCCCACCATGCCTGCGTAGACCGCATTAATCGCACGAACCCAGTCCGGTCTTCCTCGCGAAGGACCATGTCCAGCCTCATTCGCCTTGTCAACGATCGCGCCCGCAAGTTCCGAGGTGAGGGGAAGTCCGGCGTCTTTCGAGGCACCCGCCCCCAGCAGCACCGCAGTACGTTCGGTGTTGTCGGCACTACCTAGTCGGCTGTCGATGTTCTCCTCCATGAGTGGGACCCCGTTCTTGCGTCAGCGACACGGCTGCGACCACCGCGACCTCATCTTGCCTCAGTGCTTCCACCCTCCGCGGCACGAACCCTGCGGGTCATCTTCACCTGGCAGATGGCGGAGGAGCTCGCTGCCGGCCATATGCGGGCGATGGGATTTACCGACGCTCGACGAACGACTGCCGGAGCAGACGGCGGAATCGACATCATCATCGCGACAGACGCGGTCGCGCAGGTGAAGCACCTGGCGGTGCCGGTCGGGTCGCCGGACGTACAGCGTCTTCGGGGTGCGGCGCACGGGATCGGGCATGCGGTGTTCTACGCCAGCGGCGGCTACAGCGCGCAGGCGGTGGCGGCTGCGGACCGGTCCGGCGTTGCACTGTTCACGTTCGCT includes:
- a CDS encoding SIR2 family protein, producing MEENIDSRLGSADNTERTAVLLGAGASKDAGLPLTSELAGAIVDKANEAGHGPSRGRPDWVRAINAVYAGMVGYQGARGENPRSAVNIETLISAVRLLRDRENHEVAPFVASWSAALSNFGSSNLPTQSGKAILDSVGKALSSRIGFEDRNITEAVARIARAALRPDLKEPFERAEEFILASLVELLGAHGDVSYFAPLLQLAREQVGGVDVITLNYDLTVETAAANENISVNRGVEGWRPGEYLQFLPVDGQLNLMKLHGSLDWQPSVSPDAPHSQLSPRGIRVVPPEASPETWGHQRRDLPWIVVGDREKLATDGPTLVLNFAARSALLRATHLAVAGYSFSDVHINAMIRDWLGGDSARTMSILDPHWPRQRFYDTSEDFRSALMAEYGRRFDGRGRGILARVQPVEGTTGDRLGELLSSRPSLAPDPIVTVAVTQNEDSVRFDVTWLGLALTEVSLTVRPLTEPGSNYGFSATTPLFDALPIPAETSSRGLWGSGMSREFWGTGVTVTVYAPPETVLPVELDIDGSTIAGVEGWRGTVGAA